The Verrucomicrobium spinosum DSM 4136 = JCM 18804 DNA segment ATGAAACGCCCGCTGCCACATTGGGTACGACATCACCTCAACCGGCCGCGCCGCCGCGCTGACGCTCGCATGGACGGCCTGATCCTCCTCCTCCAGCGCTTCACCTTCCGCCACTGGCGGCAGGCCCCGCGCACCACTCTGCTGCTGGGGCTCACCCTGGCGCTGGGCGTGGCGGTGTTTCTCAGCATCCGCATGGCCAACCGGGCGGCGCTCTCTGGATTCTCCAACTTCACCGAGCTGATCACGGCGGAGAGTGATTTCATCATCCAGGCCACGGCCGGACCTCTGCCGGAGAAAGCGCTGCTGGACCTCCGCGAGGCGATCGAGCCCTTTGCGGCGGTCTGCGTGCCGATCATCGAGACCACGGCCTCGCCTCCGCGCAAGGAAGGGGAGCCCACTGGCCTGAGTCAGCGGGAAACGTTTACGCTCTACGGGCTGGACCTGGTGTCTCTGCAGAATGTAAGCACGGCCAGGGGCCAGTCGGAGACGGTGGCGGAGGGCGGATTGGGGAGCTTGTCGATCCTGGGCAAATCCAATGCGGTCTTCATCAGTTCCCGGCTCGCGGAGCGTCGGGGATTGAAAGCCGGTGACTCATTAGAACTGGTGATGCAGGACCAGCGGGTGGGCTTGGAGGTGGCGGGGATCATGCCGGACCGGGACAAGTCCGTGCGGGTGCCGGAGACGTTCCTCCTCATGGATCTGCCGGCGTTGCAGCGGCTCCTGGGCAGAGGAGGTCAACTGGACCGGGTGGAGGTGATTCTGGAGAAGGGGAAATTGGGGCAGCAGGCGAGGGCGGAGGTGCAGCGGGTTTTGGAAACTCAGGGTGAGGGGCGCTGGCGGGTGTCCACCCCGGCGCAACGGCGGGAATCCGCCTCAGTGATGACACAGGCCTTCCGGTGGAATCTGGGCATTCTCTCCATGCTGGCGCTCGTGGTGGGGCTGTACCTCGTGTTTCAAGCGCTGGACGGGGCGGTGGTGCGCCGCCGGGAGGAGATCGGGGTGCTGCGGTCCCTGGGTGTAGAACCTCGAACCCTGCAACATGCCTGGCTGCTGGAATCCCTCCTGCTTGGAGTGGCTGGCGGGATCTTGGGCGGCCTGCTGGGCTGGGTAGGTGCGCTTGCTGCGGTGAAGCTGGTGGGGCAGACGGTGAATGTGCTGTACCACACCACTCACACGCAGGGGGTGGGCTTCACCCTGGAGGATCTGTGGATGGCGCTCACGCTGGGCATGGGAGCCAGCCTTGTCGCAGGCTGGTGGCCGGCCCGGCAGGCCGCCCGGACGCCGCCTGCGCAGTTGCTTACCCGGCATCTGCCCCAGCCGGTGGGTGGGGGGCGCTGGCGCAAGATCTGGCCCGGGCTGATCTGGGTGGCGCTGGCGGCTGTGCTGGCGACACTGCCCCCACTGCGACTGGAGGGTGGCGGACGGTTTGCCCTGTCAGGATACGGCGCGGCCATCTGTCTGGTGGTGGGGGGCGGTCTGCTGGCAGGGGGCGTGTTGCAGCTCATGGGGCGTTTCCTGCAACCCCTGGCCCGGTGGTCGGCCCCTGTTCGTCTGGCGGCCAGTCATTTGCGCCGGGCCTCCTCCCGGCACCGTCTCGCCGTGGCAGCGTTGCTTTGCGCCGTGGCCATGACCTCCGGCATGGCGATCCTGGTGGGCAGCTTCGACCGCACCATGCGGGGCTGGATCAACCGCACCTTTCAGGCGGATCTCTATGTCGCCAGTGACGGGGCGCAGAGTGCCTCCTCACAAAACCGAATTCTGCCCGCCACCTGGCAATGGTTGCGTGACCAGCCGGAGGTGGAGGATCTCAACGCCATCTGCTTCCAGCCCCTGCAACTGCCCGAGGGCGAGACCCTGCTGGCGGCGGGTGACCTGGGCTTCATGCAACGTCACTCAGACATGGCCTGGATGCAGAAGCCGGAATCGGAGGAGATCTACGACAAGGATCGAAACGCGGGCCTGTGCCTGGTGAGCGAGGCCTTCAGCGAACGCTTCCGCAAACGGCGGGGGGATGAGGTGCTGCTGCCCGTTCCAGATGGGGTGAGGAAACTGCGCATCGCAGGCGTGTACTCGGACTATGGCAACGAGCGTGGCACGGTGATCGTGGACCGGGTGCACTATGCGGCGTGGTTCAGGGATGATTCTGCGTCCCGGCTCGCCGTGCAGTTGAAAGAGGGCAAGGCACCGGAGAGCGTTCGTGCGGCCTGGCTGCAGCGTCATCCTGGTCTGTCCATCTTCACGAACGGCCACCTGCGCAATGAGGTGATGCGCATCTTCAAGCAGACCTTCGCCATCACTTATGCCCTCGAACTCATCGGGGTGGTCGTGGCCGTGGTGGGGCTGGGCATGTCGCTCGCCAGTGTGCTGCTGGAGCGCCGGGCGGAGCTGACCACGCTGCGTGCTCTGGGCATGTCGCGGGAAGCCATGGCGCGCGCCACCATGCTGGAGGGTGTCTTCCTCGCCCTGGCAGGCACCGTATGCGGCCTGGTGGTGAGTGTGGCCCTGGGCTGGGTGCTGGTGTTTGTCATCAACAAACAAACCTTTGGCTGGACCCTGCAGTTCACCCTGCCGTGGACGGCGATGACGGTGCTGTTGTTGCTGGTGGTGGGCAGTGCGGCGCTGGTTTCCTGGGCGACGGGAAGGTGGGGGGCGGACTTGCCGGCAGACAGGGAGGAGTGAGTTTTAGAAACCAAAATTCAAACTACAAGATTCAAACTTAAAATGGGAATGAGAACGATGCTTGGGTTTTGGGCCGCCTGCCTTCTGGCGGGTGCGCTGGGAGCTCAGGAGCCGCTGTTGAAAACGGCGGAGGGCTTTGCCTTGCCTCAGCCTGGGAGGGTGTTTGAGTTTCCGCGGGATCATGGCAGCCATCCGGAGTTCAAGATCGAGTGGTGGTATGTCACCGGGCATCTGTACGCTGCGGGTGGTCGGCGCTTTGGTTTTCAGGCCACGTTCTTCCGCCAGGCCCAGGCCAAGGCTGAGGCAGGAGAGGAGTCCACGCTGTATCAGCACGGGCAGATGCACCTGGCGCACATGGCGCTGCTGGATGCTGGCAGCGGGAAGTTCCTGCATCAGGAACGGCTCAATCGGGCGGGATGGGATGCGGAGGCGGATGAAAACACGCTGGCGGTGCGGAATGGCAACTGGTCACTGAAGATGATCCGCCCGGTGGAGCAGGCCATGCAACTGCTGGGCACGGTGGCGGGTGAGGCGAAGTTTGACCTCGAACTCATCCCTGCCAAGCCGCTGGTGTTTTTTGGCAAAGACGGCGTCTCCCGCAAGGCGGATGGGCCCACGGCCGCGAGCCACTACCTGACCTTCACGCGCTTGAAGACCCGCGGTCAGCTCCAGTGGGGGGATGAGAAACTGGAGGTCACTGGTGAGGCGTGGATGGATCACGAGATCAGCAGCAGCCAGTTGGATCCTGAACAATCCGGCTGGGACTGGGCCGCCATCCAGCTCAAGGACGGTCGGGAGATCATGGTGTATCGCATGCGCCGCAAGGACGGGGCATTGGACCGACACTCCACCCTGGCATGGATCGATGCGGCGGGGAAGGTGCAGCATCACAGCGTGGACCAGTTTGTCTGGAAGGAGCTCGGTTATTGGCGTAGTCCGGTGACGAAAGCCAGCTACCCCATCCGTGCCGAGATCCAGACTGTGGACCCCGCCACCGGCAAGCCCCTGCACCTGAAACTCGAACCCCTGGCTGAGGCGCAGGAACAGACGGGTGCCATGGGCGGTACCGCCTACTGGGAAGGGGCATGCCGCGTGGTGGATGCAGTGTCAGGTGAAGAACTGGGCTCCGCGTTTTTGGAACTGGCGGGGTACACGGGAGATTTGGCGGGGCAATTCCAGTAGAAATCAATTATAAATTAGGAATTAGGAATTAGGAATTAGGAATGGAGTGCAGGTTGGGTGGATCGTTGGAAGGGGAAGATGATTCCATTTATCATTTCGAATTCAGAATTCATAATTGGCAGATGCTCTTCTTTTTGAGAGGCTGGTTCTCCTGTCACCGTATGTCCCGGTGAAAGTCTTTGCCCGCTGCCTGCCATGAATACGCCTTCTTCTCTGTTGGAGCATCCTTCCCGTCGTCAGTTCATCCTCCAGAGCCTGGCGGCCACTGGGGCGGCTTTGGTGGGAGGTCCGGCGGTGGCCGCGCCCACGGCTACGGCTTCGCAACCCGTTTCCGAGTCGCTGGTGACCACGCTTTACGGCACGCTCGATGAGGCACAACGGAAGGTGTTGTGTTTTGATTTTGACCACGCGTTGCGGTCCAAGGTGGACAACAACTGGCACATCACTCCCAAGCCGATCCAGGATGTGCTCAACAAGGACCAGCAGGCGATGGTGCGGGAGATCTTCGACAAGCTGCACAGCGATGAATACAAGGACAAGGTCTGGGAGCAGTTTGACCAGGACAACAAGGGGGATGGTGGCTTTGGCAGTGCGAGCATCGCCCTCTTCGGCGAGCCGGGGAAAGGCAAGTTCGAGTTTGTGCTGACGGGCCGTCACTGCACGCGCCGTTGCGATGGCAACAGCCTGGCGGGCACGGCCTTCGGCGGGCCCATCTTCTACGGTCATGCCGCCAAGGGCTTCAATGAAAAGCCGGACCATCCCGGCAACGTGTACTGGTACCAGGCCAAGCGGGCCAACGAGGTGTTTGCCGCCCTGGATGGCAAGCAGCGGGAAATGGCGCTGAGGCCGGAAGGTCGTGGGGAGGCGGGCAACGCCACCGTGAAGCTGACAGGGCGCAAGACCGGCATCGAAGGCATTCCCATGACAGAGCTCAGTTCTGACCAGAAGGACCTGGTCCGCAAGGTCCTGGCGGATTTGCTCCTGCCCTTCCGCAAGGAGGATGCCACTGAGGCACTCGGCTACATCGAGAAGGCGGGTTTTGACCACCTGCACATGGCCTTCTACAAGAATCAAGATGTCGGCAACGACGGCGTCTGGGATGTGTGGCAGCTCGAAGGACCGTCTATGATTTGGTATTTCCGTGGCGATCCCCATGTGCATTGCTGGGCGCACATCAAGGATGGCGTGGCGTGAGGCGTGGGGGGGCATGCTGACAACTAAACGCCCATGCCATCAGGAAAATGTAAGTCGCCACGCATCATCGCACCTCCCTGGGTGTGCAATTTGAGGACTGTAAGCCCGGATTCAGAGGAGCTCCTATGAAAGCCGGACCTTGGGTCCTCCTGAAAGGGCATTCCTGCCATCGGTAGGGCGGATGTGCCATCATGACTTTGAGCGCGCCAAGGTAAAATCGCAAGTCTCGAAGGAAATGGAAAGAGATCGGTCCTCACTCCCAAAGAGAAGGAGGCGTGAGGAAGTTTCTTCAATCACATCGCCCGCTTGAGCTTTCCCAAACCAAGGCAAGTCCCTCAAGCTGCGCGTCGAGTTCCGCATTGACCCAAAATGTTCTGCCGGACTGTCGTTTTTGAAGCCCGGACCCGATGTGGATGCGATTTTGGATTCAGCGGCGTAGGCAGCGGCTCGTCTGCGATCTGCTTTCAACGATGGCGACACCTCGATTGACCGGGATGCTGTTCCTGTCATTATCTCTGTTTCTTGAACGAGAACGATTGAACAGGATCAACTGCCTATGAGTGACGGATTTCTTCACAAGTACTTTCTCAACAATGCCAACAAGCGGTTGCACAAGTGGATGCACTACTTCGACATCTACGAGCGGCACTTTGCCCGTTTTCGTGGCAAGTCGCCGGTGATCATCGAGATCGGCGTCTTTGGCGGCGGGTCACTGGCCATGTGGAAGGAGTACTTTGGTCCTGGGTGCAAGATTGTCGGCATCGACATCAATCCAGAATGCAAAGAGCATGAAGGCGAGGGGATCGAAGTGTTCATCGGCAGCCAGGATGATCCCGCAGTCATCGAATCCATCTTTGCCAAATATCCTCACGTGGACATCGTGCTGGATGACGGCAGCCATATGATGCAGCACATGATCCGTTCCTTTGAGCTGATGTATGACCGGGTCAACCCCAACGGGGTGTACATGGTGGAGGACACGCACACCTGTTACTGGAAAGAATATGAGGGGGGACTGGGGCGTGAGGGCAGTTTCATGGAGTTCGTGAAGCACAAACTCGATGAGATTAATGCTGTGCACACCAAGGACCAATTGCCGATCTCCGAGTTCACGCGCTCGACAGATTGCATCGCCTGCTACGACAGCATCGTGGTTTTCGAGCGCCGACGTCAGGGCCAGCGCCAGGCGCCGATCACGACGCCCATGTGAGTGAAAGCGGAGGGGGAGTCGGAGTATGCGCCGAAGCGGTGTTTTGGTTGCTGTTGTACGCTGCGTCTTGATACAAGGGCATCCGGCAGGCGAAAGCGGCGCTTCACGCACGCATTCCAAAGCGACTTCGTCGCCAGATGTTGGTTATAGTGGGATAGGGTGCATCTGAGAGCTTGCGATGTCGGAGATGTAGCGTTGGCGTGGAGGAACCGGTGAGTAAGGGCTCTGTGGTTCACATTCCGCCGGGAGTGGTTCACGGGGCCCGCGGCAAGATGCGGGTTCTGGTGGTGGGCATTCCGGATATTGCGGAAGACGACTGCTTTGAAGTTGCCGATTCTTTGCGCCAGCAGCGCTGCGACACCGAGGAAGTGGTGTCCGGATTTTCCCGGCTTTTGTCCGATGCCACCCAGACGAGTGGGGAGCGCATTCCGTAGGATGGCGCAGGCTTTGAGATTAGATTCATTCCACGGCGGGATTTCTTTTCGGATTCGACACGGTCGTGATCTCCGGCGCGGAAAAGACCATTCAACAGCTCTGGGGGTTGAGCGCGGAGATGCATGGGCTGGCGATGGGGGCGGCACTCTGGGGCACGGTGGTGGGCTCCCTTGTGGGAAGCTTGCCTGCTGACCGGTTCGGGCGGAAACGAACGCTCCTGGTCATCGGGGTGCTTTTCCTGGTCGGGTCCGTGTGGTCGGCCTTCGCGAACGAGGTCTATTCCTTCATGGTGGCGAGGTTTCTCGGTGGCATCGCCATCGGGGTGTCCACCGTGGCCGTGCTCCGGCAGGTGCATCCCGGAGCGGGGGAGGCGGAGTTGAACGCCATGGCTGAGGGGCTTACGATGTCCACCGGCGAACGCTCTGTCTCCAGCCGCGGGTTCTGGAGTCGGGAGATGCGCACGCCTATCCTCATTGCGTTCTTTTGCCGCGGTGCTCACCACGGTCTTTCCCCTGGCTGTTACCGCCTTTCATCCGGGCGCGGTGTTCCTCTTTTTCTGCTTCATGATGATCCTCCAGCTGGTCTGGGTGCGGCTGATGGTGCCTGAGACCAAAAACCGCTCGCTGGAGGAAATTCAGCAGGATCTGGTGGGAGGGCAGAAGTCCTGATTCAGTGCTGCCCTCGTTCGAGGAAATGGAATTGTGTGCCGGGAAGACCACCGGGGAATGGCTGGCATCCGATTGAATGCAAAGACGTTAGCATGCGTCCATCTCAGTCAACCGCAGCGGATGCTGGGCAAGTTCGCGCCTCTATTCAGGGAGGTGGACCACTCCGGCAGCCCCTCCTTCAGACCCATCCCTATGAAATCTCTCCTCACGTTAGGCATGGCCCTTGCGGCCACCCTGTTGTTCAGCAGTTGTTATCACCACTACCCTCACCATGGTCACGACCATGGTCGCCGTGATTTCAATCGCGAGCGTCATCATTGGAAGAAACATCACCATGACCATCACGACCACCACTGAGAGGCTGCCTGAACCTGAGGGAACCCCGGACACTGTGCAGCGCCGGGTGGGTGAAAGCTCCGTGCGCTGCTCAAAAAGCGTTACGGGAAGGCCGCCGCGCTGTGTTAACATGGATGTGAATTCAGATTGGCGGCCATGAGCAGAGCGCGGCTTGGATTGATAGCTCTGGGATTGTTGCTGGCGTTCGGGACGGCGGGAGCGGTCCGGAAGTGGTGCCAGATGGAGGTCAGACCCCGCGTGGCGATGTCGGAGATCAAACTCTTCAACTGTGATTTTGTGGAAGGGAGTACGAATACGGTGCGCATTCCGGGGGGCATGGTCTCCACGATTCAGATCAAGGAAAATTCCAAGGTGCCAGTGCGGATCCTGGGACTCGGGCTCGATCCGGCGGCGGCCCGACCCTGGAGCATCCAATTTCGGTCCGGGACGCCCCTTTCCTCGGCGGCCAAAGACGGGATGGTGAAAGATCAGCTCCTGTTTGACCAGACCACGAAAACAACAGAGCAGACGCTCAGGGTGGGCTCCCAAGGTGGCAAGATAGTGATTGAGCACCGGCACGAGCGCGGACCGGTGCTCCTGATCCTGGACTAAGATTCACAATCTCTCGGCGAAGTGACTCTTATCTCATTCTTTTAAATGAACCTGCCATGCCCAGATGTTTTTATCCAAACAGGTTCCAAGCCCTCCCGCGAGATTGTCTCACTGGGGGCGCGCCACCATGAGGCTGGTATTGGTCGGCATGTTCAGGTAGCCGATGCCGAAGCTCAACGGACGGGGGCCTTGCTGTTGCTGGGCGCTGAGGAGGTCCGGCTGCTCATACTCCTTGAAGATGTCCTGCACGCCCTGGTAGTTGCCGTAGAGGTTGACCTTCCAGTTCTGCTCGATGAGGCTGCGGTAAGGCACCCCGCTGGGGTCTTGCACGAGGCCACGGCTTTGCATGAGGATGAAGTTGCGCACGTTTGAGAAGTAGGATTCGTGCATGAGGTAGGAGGCGCTCTTTGCCAGGGTGGCGGGACGGCCCAGGCTGGTGGCGTAAAGCAGGAAGGGGCTGTTGGGCTTCAAGGCGTCGTTCGACAGGTTCTGCGTGAAGTAGTAGATCCGCTTGGGGCCGTGGGGGCCATTGATGCGAATGAGCAGGCCCGGTGACGTGCTCTGGGTGGCGGCAGAGACGACGGGGGTGCCGTTGTCATCCAGTCGGGCAGCCTCGATGGACTCCACCACGTGGCCGGTGCGGGCGATGAAGACCAGGAACACGGGCAGGACCCCGCGGAAACGGGAGGCCTGCAGATCCTGGCGCATCTCCTTGGTGATGAAGTAGGAAAATTGCAGGACGGTATCGAGCGAGTTCCAGAGGCTGTCCAGACCCACATCGATGTCCGCCTCCGTCACCGTCTCCCACGCAGGGAGGGGATCGCAGGCCTCCAGGCCGCACATCAGGTAGGTTTCTGAGTACGGAAAGAAGACACTGGCGAAGAGAAAGTCCGGACCGCTGAAGGGGTAGAAAACGGCCGGACTGTCGCGGAGGTCACTCATCTCCGATTGTGCCCACTGATTCACGGGGCGGCCGTGACGCCACTCGAAGTCGCGCCAGAGGGAGTTCATGCGCAGGGAATGGTTCTTCCAAGCGACAGAATTGCGCAGATTGCCAAAGGCGTCCTGCCCGTTCACTGGCGGCATGCCTGCCAGGAACCGGGCGGTGTCATTGAGCGCTGCCGACGCCACCGGCACGGCCAGGCCCGTGGCTGCGGGAAACAATTCCCCATCTTCCGCCGGTTCTGCGCGGAGCACCTGAGTGCCCGTGCCAGCTGGTTGCGTCGGCTTGGAGCTGCCGCAATGGGTGAGGGTCAGGAGGGGGAGGGAGACCAGCAGGGTCTGGAGAAGAGGGAGTATGCAGGGACGCATCGCGCGCGAGACTAGCAGAGAACATGACAAGAGGAAGCGCAAAACCGTGCTTCTGCTGGCCAGGCCTGCCCTGGCATGCTACAGAGCCCCCGATGCCGCCCGACCGTCTCTCCTTCACCGCCGCAACGGCCATCGTGGTGGCCAGCATGGTCGGCACTGGCGTGTTCACCAGCGTTGGCTTTCAACTGGCGGACATCCCTTCCGGTTTTCCCATCCTCATCCTGTGGTTGATCGGGGGCGTGGTTTCCTTGTGTGGAGCGTTTTGTTATGCGGAGCTGGGGGCCATGATGCCACGGTCCGGCGGGGAGTACCATCTGCTCTCCCGGGCGTACCACCCGCTGGTGGGATTTCTGGCGGGGTGGATCTCCCTCACGGCTGGATTTGCCGCCCCCATCGCCGCCGCCGCCAAGCTCTTCGGCAGCTACACGCATGGCATTGTGCCGGGCTTGAATGAGACCGCGCTTTCTGTGGGCCTGGTGCTTGTCATCATGGGGGTGCAGCTCTGCCACTTGAGGTTCATCGAGCGCTTCCAGCTTGGCTTCACCATCCTGAAGGTCACGCTGGTGATCTCATTCATCTTCGGTGCGTGCTGGCTGGGTCAGGGGCGTTGGGATCTGCTGCAACCCCGCCCGGGTGACGGGGTTTATTTCCTCAGCAAGCCTTACGCCGTGGCGCTGGTGTTCGTCATGTACGCCTACGCCGGGTGGAATGCGGCCTCTTACATCGCCGGCGAAATCGAGAACCCGGCAAGGAACCTGCCGCGGGCGCTCATCATCGGAACGTCAGCGGTGACCTTTCTTTATATCGCCCTGAACGCGGTCTTTCTGGTGGGCGCGCCGTGGCAGGAGATGACGGGCAACATGCAGAGTGCCCTCATCGCCGGGCGGGCCATCTTTGGCCAGCGCGGTGGGGATGCCATGGGGACGCTCATCGCCTTCGGCCTGGTGGCGCACGTCAGCGCCATGCTCTTCTCCGGCACACGGGTGCTCCGCGTGATGGGACAGGACAGGCGCATCCTGCGCTCCATGACCTACACGAATGCGGTGGGTGCGCCCTGGCTGGCGGTGCTGGTGATCACCGTGGTGGTGCTCACTCTCATGCTGACGGGCACATTCGACCAGCTCCTGTTGTACATTGAAACCCTTCTGCTCGGCTGCTCCCTCCTGTGTGTGCTGGCCGTGCCGTGGATGCGCTGGCGTCAGCCCGGCCTGGAGCGCCCCTTCCGGGTGCCTCTCTATCCGCTGCCTCCGCTCATCTTCGCCGCCGTGGTGGGCTGGATGTTGTTTTCCCTGGTGATCCGCCGCCCGGTGGAAACCGCGTGGGGCGCAGCCACCCTGGTGGTGGGTGTGGTGATTTATTTCCTCGATAGAGCAGGACGCCGTCCGGAGCCCGGTGCAGAGTCATGAAGCTGGAGTTCCCGGTTCTCCGCCACGCCTGGCACGGTCTGGTTCACGTGGTGAGGACACA contains these protein-coding regions:
- a CDS encoding DUF3500 domain-containing protein yields the protein MNTPSSLLEHPSRRQFILQSLAATGAALVGGPAVAAPTATASQPVSESLVTTLYGTLDEAQRKVLCFDFDHALRSKVDNNWHITPKPIQDVLNKDQQAMVREIFDKLHSDEYKDKVWEQFDQDNKGDGGFGSASIALFGEPGKGKFEFVLTGRHCTRRCDGNSLAGTAFGGPIFYGHAAKGFNEKPDHPGNVYWYQAKRANEVFAALDGKQREMALRPEGRGEAGNATVKLTGRKTGIEGIPMTELSSDQKDLVRKVLADLLLPFRKEDATEALGYIEKAGFDHLHMAFYKNQDVGNDGVWDVWQLEGPSMIWYFRGDPHVHCWAHIKDGVA
- a CDS encoding MFS transporter; the encoded protein is MFLFFCFMMILQLVWVRLMVPETKNRSLEEIQQDLVGGQKS
- a CDS encoding CmcI family methyltransferase, with amino-acid sequence MSDGFLHKYFLNNANKRLHKWMHYFDIYERHFARFRGKSPVIIEIGVFGGGSLAMWKEYFGPGCKIVGIDINPECKEHEGEGIEVFIGSQDDPAVIESIFAKYPHVDIVLDDGSHMMQHMIRSFELMYDRVNPNGVYMVEDTHTCYWKEYEGGLGREGSFMEFVKHKLDEINAVHTKDQLPISEFTRSTDCIACYDSIVVFERRRQGQRQAPITTPM
- a CDS encoding lipocalin-like domain-containing protein; translated protein: MRTMLGFWAACLLAGALGAQEPLLKTAEGFALPQPGRVFEFPRDHGSHPEFKIEWWYVTGHLYAAGGRRFGFQATFFRQAQAKAEAGEESTLYQHGQMHLAHMALLDAGSGKFLHQERLNRAGWDAEADENTLAVRNGNWSLKMIRPVEQAMQLLGTVAGEAKFDLELIPAKPLVFFGKDGVSRKADGPTAASHYLTFTRLKTRGQLQWGDEKLEVTGEAWMDHEISSSQLDPEQSGWDWAAIQLKDGREIMVYRMRRKDGALDRHSTLAWIDAAGKVQHHSVDQFVWKELGYWRSPVTKASYPIRAEIQTVDPATGKPLHLKLEPLAEAQEQTGAMGGTAYWEGACRVVDAVSGEELGSAFLELAGYTGDLAGQFQ
- a CDS encoding ABC transporter permease, whose protein sequence is MDGLILLLQRFTFRHWRQAPRTTLLLGLTLALGVAVFLSIRMANRAALSGFSNFTELITAESDFIIQATAGPLPEKALLDLREAIEPFAAVCVPIIETTASPPRKEGEPTGLSQRETFTLYGLDLVSLQNVSTARGQSETVAEGGLGSLSILGKSNAVFISSRLAERRGLKAGDSLELVMQDQRVGLEVAGIMPDRDKSVRVPETFLLMDLPALQRLLGRGGQLDRVEVILEKGKLGQQARAEVQRVLETQGEGRWRVSTPAQRRESASVMTQAFRWNLGILSMLALVVGLYLVFQALDGAVVRRREEIGVLRSLGVEPRTLQHAWLLESLLLGVAGGILGGLLGWVGALAAVKLVGQTVNVLYHTTHTQGVGFTLEDLWMALTLGMGASLVAGWWPARQAARTPPAQLLTRHLPQPVGGGRWRKIWPGLIWVALAAVLATLPPLRLEGGGRFALSGYGAAICLVVGGGLLAGGVLQLMGRFLQPLARWSAPVRLAASHLRRASSRHRLAVAALLCAVAMTSGMAILVGSFDRTMRGWINRTFQADLYVASDGAQSASSQNRILPATWQWLRDQPEVEDLNAICFQPLQLPEGETLLAAGDLGFMQRHSDMAWMQKPESEEIYDKDRNAGLCLVSEAFSERFRKRRGDEVLLPVPDGVRKLRIAGVYSDYGNERGTVIVDRVHYAAWFRDDSASRLAVQLKEGKAPESVRAAWLQRHPGLSIFTNGHLRNEVMRIFKQTFAITYALELIGVVVAVVGLGMSLASVLLERRAELTTLRALGMSREAMARATMLEGVFLALAGTVCGLVVSVALGWVLVFVINKQTFGWTLQFTLPWTAMTVLLLLVVGSAALVSWATGRWGADLPADREE
- a CDS encoding APC family permease: MPPDRLSFTAATAIVVASMVGTGVFTSVGFQLADIPSGFPILILWLIGGVVSLCGAFCYAELGAMMPRSGGEYHLLSRAYHPLVGFLAGWISLTAGFAAPIAAAAKLFGSYTHGIVPGLNETALSVGLVLVIMGVQLCHLRFIERFQLGFTILKVTLVISFIFGACWLGQGRWDLLQPRPGDGVYFLSKPYAVALVFVMYAYAGWNAASYIAGEIENPARNLPRALIIGTSAVTFLYIALNAVFLVGAPWQEMTGNMQSALIAGRAIFGQRGGDAMGTLIAFGLVAHVSAMLFSGTRVLRVMGQDRRILRSMTYTNAVGAPWLAVLVITVVVLTLMLTGTFDQLLLYIETLLLGCSLLCVLAVPWMRWRQPGLERPFRVPLYPLPPLIFAAVVGWMLFSLVIRRPVETAWGAATLVVGVVIYFLDRAGRRPEPGAES